A DNA window from Nycticebus coucang isolate mNycCou1 chromosome 1, mNycCou1.pri, whole genome shotgun sequence contains the following coding sequences:
- the LOC128591384 gene encoding 10 kDa heat shock protein, mitochondrial-like, which produces MSSSVLGVKTGSSTAFQERALLRKTFSHGEGHGASGARGCLAFPRVRRPSLESRGGARAEGVTAAQAFRKFLPFFDQVLVERRAAETVSKPGIMLPEKSIGKVLQALVMVVGSGSVKGGEIQPVSVKVGDKVLLREYGGTTVASEDKNYFLFRNGDILGKHID; this is translated from the exons ATGTCTTCTTCAGTCTTAGGGGTGAAGACGGGGTCAAGCACAGCTTTCCAAGAAAGGGCCCTCCTGAGAAA GACCTTCTCTCACGGGGAGGGGCACGGGGCGAGTGGGGCCAGAGGCTGCCTGGCCTTTCCTCGTGTCCGGAGGCCAAGTCTGGAGAGCAGAGGAGGAGCTCGGGCGGAAGGAGTCACGGCAGCACAAGCATTTAGAAAGTTTCTTCCGTTCTTTGACCAAGTATTGGTTGAAAGGCGTGCAGCTGAAACTGTGAGCAAACCAGGCATTATGCTTCCAGAAAAATCCATAGGAAAAGTATTGCAAGCGCTAGTAATGGTAGTTGGATCCGGCTCTGTAAAGGGTGGAGAGATCCAACCAGTCAGTGTGAAAGTTGGAGATAAAGTTCTTCTCCGAGAATATGGGGGCACTACAGTAGCTTCAGAggacaaaaattatttcttatttagaAATGGCGACATTCTTGGAAAGCACATAGACTGA